A stretch of the Cheilinus undulatus linkage group 11, ASM1832078v1, whole genome shotgun sequence genome encodes the following:
- the LOC121517985 gene encoding forkhead box protein P1-B-like — protein MHESGSEPTSRTIPASHTENGNNTEHESRLRSSQTPPPEAPRVPVSLSMMTPPAEAPQQLQQTPQQQILTPQQLQALLQQQKALMLHQQQIQEVFKNQQEQLNMQLLQQKNAGIVSQELTAQQIAIQQQLLQVQQQHLLNLQRQGLLSVLPTSPATAPGCENGSILSASGDNRESSGQLSTTNGHHSLLKRRESGSLDESTQNSHPLYGNGMCKWPGCETVFGDFKSFLKHLNSEHILDDKSTAQCRVQMQVVQQLELQLKKDKERLQAMMAHLKSSEPKPAAQPVNLVSNVSFSQATLPKGPPPMSLSQSATAPSTPLTPLSESPSVLTPNSMFTGTPVRRRYSRSVSQDIIDNKEFYLSTEVRPPFTYASLIRQAIFESPRKQLTLNEIYNWFTRNFAYFRRNAATWKNAVRHNLSLHKCFVRLENVKGAVWTVDEIEFHRRRPQKMAGNGSLLKNSQNRQSLAGSAPQSGCPDANSLYSPASMGSIPLHSLPHVLQEQMNGALANGSGYQSDSSATQSPPQAFIKEEQEDEEICENYPYESPESTDEHGHSPDMNRDEDNGSPQRPNLHFDRVPSL, from the exons ATGCATGAGTCTGGGTCAGAACCAACAAGCCGCACCATTCCAGCAAGTCACACAGAGAACGGGAACAACACTGAACATGAGAGTCGACTGAGGAGCAGCCAGACTCCTCCTCCAGAGGCACCCAGG GTTCCAGTGTCGTTGTCCATGATGACCCCACCAGCAGAAGCCCCACAACAACTACAGCAGACCCCACAGCAGCAGATCCTCACCCCCCAGCAGCTCCAAGCCCTACTCCAGCAGCAAAAGGCACTCATGTTACACCAG CAACAAATTCAAGAGGTCTTCAAGAACCAGCAAGAGCAGCTAAAtatgcagctgctgcagcagaagAATGCAGGGATTGTTAGTCAAGAG CTGACAGCCCAGCAGATTGCCATCCAGCAGCAGCTCCTTCAGGTGCAGCAGCAACACCTCCTCAACCTGCAGAGACAAGGCCTGCTGTCTGTGCTCCCCACCAGCCCTGCAACAGCCCCAG GCTGTGAGAACGGCAGCATCCTATCTGCCAGCGGAGACAACAGAGAGTCTTCTGGTCAACTCTCCACCACCAACGGTCATCACAGCCTTctgaagaggagagaaag TGGCTCACTGGATGAAAGCACACAGAACAGCCATCCTCTGTATGGAAACGGCATGTGTAAATGGCCGGGCTGTGAGACAGTCTTTGGAGACTTTAAGTCATTTCTCAA acatcTGAACAGTGAACACATACTAGACgacaagagcacagcgcagtgTCGTGTGCAGATGCAAGTGGTTCAGCAGCTGGAACTGCAG ctgaaaaaggacaaagaacGACTGCAAGCCATGATGGCTCATCTTAAGTCCTCTGAACCCAAACCCGCAGCTCAGCCT GTGAATCTGGTGTCTAATGTATCCTTCTCCCAGGCAACATTGCCCAAAGGCCCTCCTCCTATGAGCCTCTCTCAGAGTGCCACGGCGCCATCCACACCCCTGACGCCACTCTCTGAATCCCCTTCAGTCCTCACTCCCAACAGCATGTTCACTGGCACCCCTGTGCGGAGGCGGTATAGCCGCTCTGTGAGCCAAG ACATTATTGATAACAAGGAGTTCTACTTGAGCACAGAAGTCCGACCTCCATTTACCTATGCTTCTCTTATAAGACAG GCAATATTTGAATCACCTCGCAAACAGCTGACATTAAATGAAATCTACAACTGGTTCACAAGAAACTTTGCATATTTCAGGCGCAATGCAGCTACCTGGAAG AACGCCGTCAGACATAATCTCAGCCTCCATAAATGCTTTGTGCGTTTGGAGAATGTGAAGGGAGCTGTGTGGACTGTAGATGAGATCGAGTTTCACAGAAGACGGCCCCAGAAGATGGCCGGTAACGG aTCTCTTCTGAAGAACTCACAGAACCGTCAGAGCTTAGCAGGGTCTGCTCCTCAG AGTGGCTGTCCAGATGCCAACTCTCTGTACAGCCCAGCCTCGATGGGCAGCATCCCGCTGCACTCCCTGCCTCATGTTCTCCAGGAGCAGATGAACGGAGCCCTCGCTAACGGCTCTGGATACCAAAGTGATAGCAGTGCAACGCAGTCTCCTCCACAAGCTTT CattaaagaggagcaggaggacgAGGAGATATGTGAGAATTACCCGTACGAGTCTCCAGAGAGCACTGACGAGCACGGCCACAGCCCGGACATGAACCGAGATGAAGACAACGGTAGCCCACAGAGGCCAAACCTTCATTTCGACCGCGTGCCTTCTCTCTGA
- the LOC121517336 gene encoding myoD family inhibitor domain-containing protein 2-like, protein MTTPIKPPVNDEDCVELGEIEDYVSDGITPKPVTGSPSSKMRGKPVGGVCRLSTISEQEPEKLDTDPSSHDPLGGGEWGGSSLSVCSDKFKNSSSRFSSDDSYLPDTADDCAALLLACLHCRFHELIMVLLPDTCERAVSRCFPSYKYIKASSERDQQESDCCSCKLEVDCNFCSCCQDAGELIELAMEISEVCYR, encoded by the exons ATGACAACTCCAATAAAACCCCCTGTCAATGATGAGGACTGTGTGGAGCTAGGGGAGATAGAGGACTATGTGTCAGATG GAATCACCCCTAAGCCAGTGACAGGTAGTCCATCCAGCAAGATGAGGGGGAAGCCAGTCGGCGGGGTCTGCAGACTGAGCACCATCTCAGAGCAAGAGCCAGAGAAGCTGGACACAGATCCTAGCTCCCATGATCCCCTGGGGGGTGGTGAATGGGGTGGATCCAGCCTCTCCGTGTGCTCTGACaagtttaaaaacagcagcagtcgTTTTTCCTCCGACGATTCCTACCTGCCAGACACTGCAG atgactgTGCTGCGCTGCTTCTCGCCTGCTTGCATTGTCGTTTCCATGAGTTAATAATGGTCCTGTTACCGGATACGTGTGAGAGAGCCGTGAGCCGCTGTTTTCCTTCATACAAATACATCAAGGCATCCAGTGAGCGAGACCAGCAGGAGAGTGATTGCTGCTCTTGTAAGCTTGAAGTGGACTGTAACTTCTGCAGCTGCTGTCAGGATGCAGGAGAACTCATAGAGCTGGCCATGGAGATATCAGAGGTGTGCTACCGCTGA